Within the bacterium genome, the region ATATGTAAAGGGATGCTGGTCAGAGGGGGTGTACATACCTGTGACCATGAATCCTCTCACCTGCTCAGGCGGGTAGGTCAGAGGCACATTTATGATGCCCACGGTTACACCCTGTCTGCTCAGGAAATCCCAGATGGGAGTGGCACCACGGAGGGTTCCATTTACAAAAGAGAAGTCATATGTGCCCTCCATGCGGTACAGGTGGTCCAAGACTCCGTGCTTGCCGGGTCTTTTGCCAGTCGCAAAGCTTGTCCATGCGGCAGGGCTAAGAGGAGGTTCGGTGGAGCGCAAGACAGCACGGACTCCTTTTTGCATCAGGTCTTTGAGAAATGGAAGCTTGCCTTGTTGCATGAAAAGGTCTATGAAAGGCCAACCAGCCCCATCCAGACCTATTATCCAGACCCTCCTATCCACATTATCCTCCTGCGGGGATCTTCCAAGTTTTCTTCTTAGCTATCCAGGCCCTGGAACCAGGCTTCATCCTGGGCATAACCCAACTCCCACAAGGTCTTCTGAATTATGGGGCCCAGTTGCCTCAACTGATTCATGGAAAACTCCCTCTGCCACTTTCCCGCATTCTTGGACATGATATTAGGGATCCTTTGCATGAATCCTTGGGGGAGTTCCAGACCCAGGAAAGAAAAGATCTTTCTTAGAATCTCTTCATGATCAGATATGAAATCCTCGTATCTTAACAGCAAGCGCTGCTCCTGGGGAACCATCCTTAGGCCTTGGAGCACTCCCTCAGCGCAATGGAGCCACTGGTGGGCCGCAAATTCCAGCTCTGACACCCTGCCCATCAAATCAGCCCACCCCTGGAAGCGAGGCCCCCACCCAAAACCCCCAGCCCAACGTCTCCTGCTCAGGAATCCCCCTTCAAGAAACTCTCTTGGGGAACCTATCTCAAATAACAGGGCCCTGAGCCTGTAACGCCACAAGGGCTGCCTTCTTAGCCAACGCATCAAGAGTCTTATCCTGGCCTTTGTATCTTTGCCCCCTTGCAGGCCATCCACCACGGATTTCTTGGTATCCCATTGCCTGGCCATTGAAAGAACCGAGTCCCTTCCATCCCGCACAAGAAAGAGATAACGAGCCTCAGGAAAAACTTCCATGACAAAAGGGACCCTGAGGCAGCTTCTGGGAGACTTGTCCACAACCCATGTTACGGCCAGGGCTCTTCTGAATTCTTCAAAAGAATCTCGGATGCGTTTTATGACCACCGGGGTAGCATCCCATCTTGTGCGACAGTCATCCTGGGCGTCTTTGAAATCCCTGTCCCAGACAAAATAGGGTTCTACCCAGGTTCCCACCTGGGGATGAAGACCCAGGATCCTGCCCATTACAGAGGTACCAGATCTTGGGGGCCCAAGTATGAGCACAACTGGGATTGGCCCGCAACTTCTCTTAGACATATCCCAGCCCCTTCAATCGCCTTTGGATCTCATCGCTCTCATCTCTGGTGAGCCCTTCCCCCTGGATCCCGCCGGATTCCCAGGCATCGGAATAGGTGATGCGGTTTTCTCTCCAGAGTTCCTCCAGAAAAGCCTCCTGCAGCACTCTCCCATCCATGTCCCCCGGAATGGGAATCCCCAGCAAGGCCAGCAATGTGGGGGCAAGGTCTGTCATCTTGGCCTGGGAGAGGATTCCTCTTCTAACCCCAGGGCCCCAAAAAAGCACTATCCCATTCATACGGTGCCCGCCTGAGCGGTCAAAGCTTGGCTCCCACCACCTGTTGGAGGTGAACTGTAGGAGACCGAAGGCCTGATGCCTCAGATCCTTGGGCATGAAGAAAAGATCAGGGGCATCTCCCAGCGCCGGGCCGCTGTAGAGCTCTTCCTTCCTGTACACCTTTTCCACAAGTGGAAGACCACTGTCAGGATTGCGAAGCTCCATGAGCCTGAGGGCGATCTCTTCCCTGAGCCTCTCATACTCTGGCCCAGGACTCACTCTTCCCAGGGGTTCCCGATCCTTAACATTAAGATATATGGGCCCCACGTTTCCATATGAATAAGCCAATGTCCTGGGCCAGTCCACGTCTTTGAAAGAGAGGAAAAACTGGTCCAAAAGTCTTCTTACCTGCCCTTTCCTCTCCCGGACCATGCTCCCTATGCCTTTCCTGAGTCCTGTTCTCATCAGCAGTCTATATACACTCCTGGGAGTAACCCCCAGCCCAAACATCCAGAGCTTCCCTCTGGCCATCAGGGAGGATTTGATCTTTAGATATCCCTCCTCCAGGAGCCATGTGTTCACATGAATGTAAGTGTCCAGCGGACCAGCCCCATGGTCGGACATGAGTACCAAGAAGGTATCGGGCGGTATGAGCTCCAGAAAGGAGGCCAGTATTCGGTCCAGTTTTTTGTATACCTCAAGTATGCCATCTGCCAGCCCTTCATTGTTCTCCTGGGCCTCCATATGCTTCCAAAGCCAATGCTGGACCAAATCCGGTCCACGGAATACTACCATGAAGAAATCCCAGTCCAGCCTGCCCATGAGATATCGGGCAGCAGAGTACCTCATCTCTGTGAGTTCCAGGACCACTTTCAAGAAAGAAGCCTCTTGCCCAAGAGGATGAAACACCCCCTCCGGCCATATGGCATATCCCGGTACAGCCTTCATGAGCTCAGGCCCCAGCTCCGGGGGGTATGTAAAGATGGAGGCTCTGGGGGGAGTGAGCATGCCTGTGACCAGAAAACCGTTGACCTTTGCAGGCGGATAGGTCATGGGCACATTGAGCACACCCACACTTTTTCCATAGTGGCTGAGTATTTCCCAAATAGGTGGAGCCTTTATAGATGTGGCGTCCAGAGGTACCATTTCATAGGTGCCCTGTTTCCTGCCTGCGAAATCATACATGCCGTGCTTGCCTGGATTCTTTCCCGTGGCAAAGGAACACCAGGCAGGAGCCGTGAAGGGGGGGATTGTGGAGGTAAGTTCGCCCCAGCAGCCTTCCTCCATGATCTTGGCGAAGGTGGGAAGCTTTCCTTGCTGAGCCCATGGTCTTATAAGATCAAAGGTGGCCCCATCCAGGCCTATGACCATGACTCTGGGTTTCTTTGGGACAGAATCCACTGGCATCCTCCAAGAATTCATCTCAACAGGCTTAGGGAGCAAAGGCTGCCTCAAAAGCTTCAACACAAGCTTCCACAGACTGGATCGCCTGGCCTGCTTCCTTCACAGAGCCTCACCCAAGATCCCTGAACAGCAACTGTCTTACCACCCAAAAGGGCGGTACTCTTCTAAAGGAGCTTAGTCTGGCCCTCTCAGCAGCCAGCTTTGGGAACCGTAGCAGAGCCCATACCAGTGATGACAACGCAACCGGCACCATCCCCATTCCCAAGGCAACCCTCAGCGCCCTAGGCAGAGGGAGATGTAGAGGTTTAAGAACCATGTCCATCATTAGCAAAGGAAGCAGAAGGCAAAACTCGGCTGAGCTGCAGTTTCTCCAGAAAGCCATGAGTCTGTTGGTGCTGGCCGTCAAGGCCTTCTTCAACTCCGCTTTTCCCGGCACAGCGCTGGCACGCTGGTCATGAAATACCACGGAACGGCTCGAGAGAAACACCTTGTGCCCAGAGCACCAAACCCTGAGGCCAAGATCTACATCCTCGCAATAGGCTCCAAAGCTCTCCTCAAATACGTACCCGTACTGCTCCAGGACCGAGCGCCGCATGAGAAAGGCCCCCCCTGTGAGCCCAAGGGTGGGCTTGTCTTTTTGGGCAGGGCTTGCGGCCATGTACCGGTAACTACCCGTGGGCCCCAGGTCATAGAACCAAACCCGGGTGGGTTGGCCTCGCAGATCCCTTTTCTGGAATTCCTTTGTCCATGGCATTAAGGTGCAGGAATGGCAGACCCACCTCTCATCTCCCATTTCCAGACACTCCACCAAGGCCTCCAGCCAATGCTGGTGCACCACCGTGTCCTGGTTCAGGAAACCTATGTATTTTCCCTTGGAAAGCCTGGCCCCCTCATTGCAACCTTTGGCAAATCCAAGATTTCTTCCCATTTCCACAAGCCTGACCTGGGGATAAGTTTTTCTGACCCAATGGCTTGTGCCGTCGCTGGAGCCATTGTCTATGAGGATCACCTCCACATGTTCCATGGGATAGGTTTGATGAAAAAGAGAATCCAGGCAAGGCTCCAGATACTCTCTACCGTTGTAGCTCACGATGACCAAGCTGACGGAGGCCCCTGAGCAGGAGACCATCAATCCCTCCACCAGCTCTTGAAAATGGCCTTGAGAAAACCCCAGCCATAAAGCAGGCCCGGTGGCTTCTTGGAAGAACCGGATATTCGTCCGGTTACGGTGACAGGCACTTCTTTGACCCGGAATCCTTTTTTGATGGCCTCGATGAGAATCTCTGTTGTATGAAACTGATCCTGCTCCAGCCTGAGCCTGGAGAGACACTCTGTTTTTATGGCTCTGAAGGCATTGGAACAATCGGTGATTTTTCTTCTCATCAATATGCTGATGAGGGTGTTGAAAATCACTATTCCTATCCTGCGCAGCAGATCTATCCCATAGTGCTTTCCCAGCACCCGAGACCCGCACACAAAGTCTGCTTCGTCTCTCAGGATGGGCTCCAGCAGTCTTTGAATTTCCTCGGGCTGATGTTGGCCGTCGGCATCCATGGTGACCACGATTTCCGCTGAGTCCTGAACTGCCACAGCATATCCCACCCTGAGGGCAGCCCCACCACCTCTGTTTATGGGATGGATTATGACCGGGAAACCAGCCGCCCTTGCCACCTCCGCTGTCTTGTCCGTGGCCCCGTCCACCACCACCAAGACCCTTATGCTCTTGCCTTGAATCTCAGAGGGGATTCTGCCCAGGATC harbors:
- a CDS encoding sulfotransferase; the protein is MSKRSCGPIPVVLILGPPRSGTSVMGRILGLHPQVGTWVEPYFVWDRDFKDAQDDCRTRWDATPVVIKRIRDSFEEFRRALAVTWVVDKSPRSCLRVPFVMEVFPEARYLFLVRDGRDSVLSMARQWDTKKSVVDGLQGGKDTKARIRLLMRWLRRQPLWRYRLRALLFEIGSPREFLEGGFLSRRRWAGGFGWGPRFQGWADLMGRVSELEFAAHQWLHCAEGVLQGLRMVPQEQRLLLRYEDFISDHEEILRKIFSFLGLELPQGFMQRIPNIMSKNAGKWQREFSMNQLRQLGPIIQKTLWELGYAQDEAWFQGLDS
- a CDS encoding alkaline phosphatase family protein, which produces MDSVPKKPRVMVIGLDGATFDLIRPWAQQGKLPTFAKIMEEGCWGELTSTIPPFTAPAWCSFATGKNPGKHGMYDFAGRKQGTYEMVPLDATSIKAPPIWEILSHYGKSVGVLNVPMTYPPAKVNGFLVTGMLTPPRASIFTYPPELGPELMKAVPGYAIWPEGVFHPLGQEASFLKVVLELTEMRYSAARYLMGRLDWDFFMVVFRGPDLVQHWLWKHMEAQENNEGLADGILEVYKKLDRILASFLELIPPDTFLVLMSDHGAGPLDTYIHVNTWLLEEGYLKIKSSLMARGKLWMFGLGVTPRSVYRLLMRTGLRKGIGSMVRERKGQVRRLLDQFFLSFKDVDWPRTLAYSYGNVGPIYLNVKDREPLGRVSPGPEYERLREEIALRLMELRNPDSGLPLVEKVYRKEELYSGPALGDAPDLFFMPKDLRHQAFGLLQFTSNRWWEPSFDRSGGHRMNGIVLFWGPGVRRGILSQAKMTDLAPTLLALLGIPIPGDMDGRVLQEAFLEELWRENRITYSDAWESGGIQGEGLTRDESDEIQRRLKGLGYV
- a CDS encoding glycosyltransferase family 2 protein, yielding MVSCSGASVSLVIVSYNGREYLEPCLDSLFHQTYPMEHVEVILIDNGSSDGTSHWVRKTYPQVRLVEMGRNLGFAKGCNEGARLSKGKYIGFLNQDTVVHQHWLEALVECLEMGDERWVCHSCTLMPWTKEFQKRDLRGQPTRVWFYDLGPTGSYRYMAASPAQKDKPTLGLTGGAFLMRRSVLEQYGYVFEESFGAYCEDVDLGLRVWCSGHKVFLSSRSVVFHDQRASAVPGKAELKKALTASTNRLMAFWRNCSSAEFCLLLPLLMMDMVLKPLHLPLPRALRVALGMGMVPVALSSLVWALLRFPKLAAERARLSSFRRVPPFWVVRQLLFRDLG
- a CDS encoding DUF2304 family protein, giving the protein MSSIRISGILFGLGVMLFALWRFKGGRFTKTDLAISALLSGGSILLSLYPGIFNEISYLLAGRYGVKSGRLLSVVIASNFVLFVLVLRLMAKQSTSDRQLTRLVSALAMDRFRAQEERPSFSKCILVVIPAFNEAENLPLILGRIPSEIQGKSIRVLVVVDGATDKTAEVARAAGFPVIIHPINRGGGAALRVGYAVAVQDSAEIVVTMDADGQHQPEEIQRLLEPILRDEADFVCGSRVLGKHYGIDLLRRIGIVIFNTLISILMRRKITDCSNAFRAIKTECLSRLRLEQDQFHTTEILIEAIKKGFRVKEVPVTVTGRISGSSKKPPGLLYGWGFLKAIFKSWWRD